The sequence below is a genomic window from Lolium perenne isolate Kyuss_39 chromosome 7, Kyuss_2.0, whole genome shotgun sequence.
TCTCTGGTACTTCAGAGTTGGGTCTCCTACATGAAATCAAGGGGCATAAGTTAAACGTTCCAGATGCTTCACATTGCAAGTTGAACAGGGCTAAAAAGTTATCTGAAACAGCTCCTGACATGGAGCCTTCGTTACCTACTACGTTGAACAGCTCCGAATCTGCTCCTGATATGAATCCCTTGCTTCTGACAACATTAAAAAGCTCAGAGAATTGTGTTGAATCTGCAGCTGCTTTGGAGGCTAATACACCACTTCTTTCTTTGTTGAGCAATGCAAACAAAACTGAGGAATTTTTATCTGTTTCTGATGCTAAATCTTCAGATGTTGCCATATCAACCAACTCAAGTACAGACAAACCAGATGGCTGCTTCAGAGATAGAGTTGTTCATACCAAGCATTCCAATGCTGCTGGTGATTCTAGACTGCACTGGGATCTTAACGTCGCGATGGAGGCGTGGGACATTCATAGCGGCGGTGATGATCATGATATGGTCGGTCCTGGTCCTGTAGCCTCTGTAAGTGGTTGTAATGATGCTGAAAAGGAGATCAACAAAGTGCAGGCGTGTGAGGATCTTTCGGAGTTAACAGTTGCTGTGGACCATCATTCTGGTGATGAAGTTCATGTGGTTGATGTTGCGAAAAATATTAAGACAAAAAGTGAAGGCGACTTCCCAGGTCATTCATTTCAAACTCTGCGCACTGGATCTCCCCAGAACATGCAGCTATTGGAATCTGAATCTCTAAATGGAAATAATTTCTCTGCAGAAACAAATGGCTTTCTTGATCTACAGAAGAGAAGTTATGTTTCTGAAGTGGAATTGCATCTAGGATCTAATCGAGATTTGAGGTCTTCGGCTCTTACAACTGAACATTTTGCTTTCACTGCAAACGAGGAGAAACTTAATGCTTCACGCACGTCACCCCTTGACTGCGAAGGTTCGTCTCTCTTGGCTTCTGAGGATGGTCATGATGGAGGTAGTTCAATTCAAACAAGTGATTTGGGCTTCAGAGTGAAGCCTATGACAAGCAGAATAGTTTCTGAGGAAAGCACAAACATTGCAACAGTAGCGGTTTCGAATAAAAGTTGTACTGACATTGGCTCGCCTGATGATAAACTCGGGCAAGCGTCACTTCAAAGCATATCTGAATATAAAAACCAGGAGCTTTTTGATGTTGATTCAGGAACTAGTAAAATTGATCAGTCGGTCAATGATGGGGCTGAACATGCCGGTGATGTATTGTGTGTTGCCAAGAGAACTGCAGATGCAGACACTGATTCGGAACATCCAGAGAATAACCTGGACACTTCTAATCGCGTTCTGTCCTATGTGCATGAAGAGGGTGGTGTGGGTGCAACAATTAATCACAAAAACCCTTTAATTACTTGTGCCAACAGTAGCAGTGCAGAAACATATTACATTTCCAGTGGTACTCATGCTCGTGGTCTCAATTCAGAATGCACTAGACAAGCAGCTACTGATATGGACAGTATAGTGGATTCACAATCTGCAGCACAAAGCTATCCAAGTGGTTGCAAAAACGCCCTTCAGAAGGTTGCATCGAATAACTGCCTAGAGCACTGCTATCAGACAGGCACATCTCatattagcaaagacctttcagtGACCGGAAAAGTTGATGTTGAGGAAGATGATTCTcagtatgaggatggggaacttaGGGAATCCGGTGACCGTTATTGGGTGAATGATGGGTATGATGAAGTTAAATGTGCCAATCATCAGGTATCAAATTACAAGGATGAAAAGGCTGCTCCAGACATTCATCTTGTACCAGTTGGCTCTGTTTCAAACAATATGGTTACTGCAGTTGCTGATTACAATGGAACACACTCCAGGAAGGAAGATTGTGATGTTTCACCGGTCTCCTCAAAGCGCTCATGGTCAAGCAACTGCCTAGATGGTGGATCTGGCATAATGTATTCTACGACCACTCGTAGCGATCATGTGAGTATGAGAAATGAAACTCGAATGTGTGGCAACTCTGACCGTGCAATAGCTGGATCTGCTGCGACCGTTAGCCAGTCTGAAAGAGGCACTGATGGTTTAGGTGATGATCCACTAAATATCAGTACAAAGCTAATAGGATGGGATACGTTGCCTGAAGATCAGCAGCACTCGAGACATGATTCAAGGGACAGAGTTGATTCTTCTAACCAGTGTGCTTTAGGCACATTAGAGGTAGCTGAAGCTGGTACATCATTTCAACAAATGGGGTTACCAAATAGAGACGTGCAATCACGACTTGGTCGGCCAAGATCATTTGACAGACCCTATAGAAATGAGCAGTGCAGGTAAATTGAGCTACTTTGTTTACTTGTCATTTTACATGTACTTCAGTTTTGTTGGGTATCATAATTGGATAATCCAAATGACTAATGCCACATTCCCCTTTCTTTTATACAGATCTGATGATGGTTATGGTTCGGGCTTGAAAACTGAAAGGACCATTGATAGATCACATGGGAGGGGTGGAGCATCCCGTCA
It includes:
- the LOC127301748 gene encoding uncharacterized protein, translating into MRKSGTKEDIKAVHVNSSPVPAQAGGRRSDLMIRACTCTRRSSSLHNPNNTDILMTCKGCGGESIVDRGGPSCGSKANTRGLELPRPIDPEVRWKTVNKRPRAARRARTSFSGEDRMKDAIKAFYACPNATSREVAQKDVPVSESEKLGVSILGRRFSDPLESVPIKKRRVLMDCSPSPPPTPLLVDPYEKKLRISSGGISSYGKHRKAKTPGGKRMDEKRALLDIDDFSGISILAAAACESEMDVAMLNGECSKSAHSLEERKSEPISGTSELGLLHEIKGHKLNVPDASHCKLNRAKKLSETAPDMEPSLPTTLNSSESAPDMNPLLLTTLKSSENCVESAAALEANTPLLSLLSNANKTEEFLSVSDAKSSDVAISTNSSTDKPDGCFRDRVVHTKHSNAAGDSRLHWDLNVAMEAWDIHSGGDDHDMVGPGPVASVSGCNDAEKEINKVQACEDLSELTVAVDHHSGDEVHVVDVAKNIKTKSEGDFPGHSFQTLRTGSPQNMQLLESESLNGNNFSAETNGFLDLQKRSYVSEVELHLGSNRDLRSSALTTEHFAFTANEEKLNASRTSPLDCEGSSLLASEDGHDGGSSIQTSDLGFRVKPMTSRIVSEESTNIATVAVSNKSCTDIGSPDDKLGQASLQSISEYKNQELFDVDSGTSKIDQSVNDGAEHAGDVLCVAKRTADADTDSEHPENNLDTSNRVLSYVHEEGGVGATINHKNPLITCANSSSAETYYISSGTHARGLNSECTRQAATDMDSIVDSQSAAQSYPSGCKNALQKVASNNCLEHCYQTGTSHISKDLSVTGKVDVEEDDSQYEDGELRESGDRYWVNDGYDEVKCANHQVSNYKDEKAAPDIHLVPVGSVSNNMVTAVADYNGTHSRKEDCDVSPVSSKRSWSSNCLDGGSGIMYSTTTRSDHVSMRNETRMCGNSDRAIAGSAATVSQSERGTDGLGDDPLNISTKLIGWDTLPEDQQHSRHDSRDRVDSSNQCALGTLEVAEAGTSFQQMGLPNRDVQSRLGRPRSFDRPYRNEQCRSDDGYGSGLKTERTIDRSHGRGGASRHIQASSRGEQWMENSSNSRSTQQRSPDYYNYGPPGPRNAAEAAVAKMESNGFVVAPDGTLVRAVDAANAGTIARRVRNTSSSYHPLPGRGSPIDKDGSCGLSRAPAHAREAPPERRFGASGNQSGRYDPEIDKDHATDGNLSSVRCPLSNRQRRFPPHRASLNLSRAHSRSPSGSRSRSPHTWTSPRNRREIMANGGSSIRRHSRSPNYMTEVRIGRMTSPRRQPGFSDRVMRDSSSSRNHTYAQHDSTWVEGRSCSTVNIADHKKQCSRRSPPPRITSRDDRFDVMDSQGQPRSREFHRATEVPYGFEKGNKHGRNGDDKREYNDRYGTVKPYERNGTVKQFRNHTGDKLHPRISAPRSPEPQRRGSPRRF